A stretch of Acidobacteriota bacterium DNA encodes these proteins:
- a CDS encoding ATP-binding protein, which translates to MTAHELVPPAPTTLEQTGLAAEFVTQLVLKTLDARTELQATQVVEETGLELSVIEPILEALKLQHLCEIVASAGAALCFRYRITPRGRERADEYLSRSRYVGVAPVTLEQYRSYMEGFWVRTRVRRISPERVREALAHLVLRESVIDQLGAAMNSSRALFVYGPPGNGKTVTSQALGRLLDEDIWIPHAIEVRGSLIQVFDPINHHVRPLDDVSRGMDQVFRHDRRWVRCRRPAVTVGGELTLEALDLSPAGSGGFYRAPVQLVANGGLLVIDDFGRQRDGPAAFLNRWIAPLESRVDHLTLQSGQTAEVPFMVLPVFATNLRPAELLDEAFLRRIHYKVFLPNPTPDELAAIFSHCCAEQGIAYEPQLVDYLLEHIYLPRQIVMRCCQPRDLIDHALAMAQYLDEPRALTRRLLEFACAGYFIDEPGGERAIGGVAPPTGRTAIVQHA; encoded by the coding sequence AACTCGTGCTCAAGACCCTGGATGCCCGTACAGAACTGCAGGCCACGCAGGTGGTGGAAGAAACGGGCCTCGAACTGTCGGTCATCGAGCCCATTCTCGAGGCGTTGAAACTGCAGCACCTGTGCGAGATTGTCGCCAGCGCCGGCGCGGCGCTGTGCTTCCGGTACCGCATTACTCCACGGGGCCGCGAACGCGCAGACGAATACCTGAGCCGCAGCCGGTACGTCGGCGTGGCTCCGGTGACGCTCGAACAGTACCGGTCCTACATGGAGGGGTTCTGGGTCCGCACGCGGGTTCGGCGCATCTCGCCCGAGCGGGTCCGGGAGGCGCTGGCCCACCTTGTGCTGCGCGAGTCGGTGATCGATCAACTCGGCGCCGCCATGAATTCGAGCCGCGCGTTGTTCGTCTACGGGCCTCCCGGCAATGGGAAGACCGTCACGTCTCAGGCGCTGGGCCGCCTGCTCGATGAGGACATCTGGATCCCGCACGCGATCGAGGTGCGGGGCAGCCTGATTCAGGTCTTCGATCCCATCAACCACCATGTTCGCCCGCTCGACGACGTCTCCCGTGGGATGGATCAGGTGTTTCGCCACGACCGGCGCTGGGTGCGGTGCCGGCGGCCCGCGGTGACGGTCGGCGGCGAGCTGACACTCGAGGCGCTGGACCTGTCACCGGCTGGGTCGGGTGGATTTTATCGGGCACCTGTCCAGCTCGTGGCCAACGGCGGGCTGCTCGTGATCGACGACTTCGGTCGCCAGCGAGACGGGCCGGCGGCCTTCCTCAACCGGTGGATCGCGCCACTCGAGTCGCGTGTCGATCACCTGACGCTCCAGTCGGGCCAGACCGCGGAGGTGCCGTTCATGGTCCTGCCGGTGTTCGCGACAAACCTCAGGCCGGCCGAGCTGCTTGATGAGGCGTTCCTCCGGCGCATTCACTACAAAGTGTTCCTGCCGAATCCCACCCCTGACGAGCTGGCGGCCATCTTCAGCCACTGCTGCGCCGAGCAGGGCATCGCATACGAGCCGCAGCTGGTGGACTACCTGCTGGAGCACATCTACCTGCCGCGCCAAATCGTGATGCGCTGCTGCCAGCCGCGCGACCTGATCGATCACGCACTGGCGATGGCCCAGTACCTCGATGAACCCCGGGCCCTGACACGACGCCTGCTCGAGTTCGCGTGCGCGGGGTACTTCATCGACGAACCCGGCGGTGAGCGAGCCATCGGCGGCGTGGCGCCGCCCACGGGCCGGACCGCCATCGTCCAACACGCCTGA